The Triticum dicoccoides isolate Atlit2015 ecotype Zavitan chromosome 6A, WEW_v2.0, whole genome shotgun sequence genome has a window encoding:
- the LOC119314950 gene encoding agamous-like MADS-box protein AGL80 yields MARKKVALRYIRNNSARRNALKKHTKILMKKAGEVAAMPDAKACVVMYGEGMAVPEVFPSHGEAVAILNQFKSMQEAARLKKTMDQESILRERIVQLQEQVQKARREEQDQHTKILLYKALKSGHFPDNIEELTALGSKVDSILKSLSECTTKMSGQPPVDQAQVPYVTNGRGMGPPIMYQAPPQQQEGCLNTMRFERAPTTVIYDGDNTCGYDGNNDVFSRGHMNM; encoded by the coding sequence ATGGCTCGCAAGAAGGTGGCCCTTCGGTACATCCGCAATAACTCGGCGCGGCGCAATGCCTTGAAGAAGCACACTAAGATCCTGATGAAGAAGGCAGGCGAGGTGGCCGCCATGCCCGATGCTAAGGCATGTGTGGTCATGTATGGCGAGGGCATGGCAGTGCCAGAGGTGTTCCCATCCCATGGCGAGGCAGTGGCTATCCTGAATCAGTTCAAGAGCATGCAAGAGGCGGCACGGCTAAAGAAGACGATGGACCAAGAGAGCATCCTCCGTGAGCGTATCGTACAGCTCCAAGAGCAGGTCCAGAAGGCTAGACGCGAGGAGCAGGACCAGCACACCAAGATTCTCCTGTATAAGGCCTTAAAAAGTGGCCACTTCCCAGACAACATCGAGGAGCTCACAGCCCTGGGCTCGAAGGTGGACTCTATCCTCAAGAGCCTGAGTGAATGCACCACAAAAATGAGTGGGCAGCCACCAGTCGACCAAGCCCAGGTACCATACGTCACCAATGGCAGGGGCATGGGGCCTCCAATTATGTATCAGGCACCACCACAGCAACAGGAGGGTTGTCTTAACACTATGAGGTTCGAAAGGGCCCCTACCACCGTGATCTACGATGGTGACAATACTTGTGGCTATGACGGCAACAACGATGTCTTCTCTCGTGGCCACATGAATATGTAA